From Paenibacillus polymyxa, the proteins below share one genomic window:
- a CDS encoding dienelactone hydrolase family protein, whose amino-acid sequence MDKLQALLGDLPADRPITATLLNQEEREGYRLECLLLDLNGIESVPAYVATPLQGDGPFPLVVFNHSHGGNYTNGRKELLHSSSYLQQPSFATVLTDMGYCVCCIDMWGFNERGGKTESELVKEMLWQGQVLWGMMLYDNRRLVDYMCQREDIDAYRIATIGMSMGGLMAWWMAALDERIQVTVDICGQVDAHTLIAKRGLDHHGFYSYVPGLLKHFTTLDIQKRIAPRPRMSITGQNDRMCPIEGVEHLAKGLLEAYQKAGHPEHWQPVIAGGGHMETLEMRTAWQSFLAEHL is encoded by the coding sequence GTGGATAAGTTGCAAGCATTGTTGGGAGACCTTCCGGCAGATCGCCCTATAACGGCGACTCTACTGAATCAAGAAGAGCGGGAGGGTTATCGACTGGAGTGTCTCCTGCTGGACTTGAACGGGATCGAGTCTGTACCCGCTTATGTAGCTACACCCTTACAAGGGGACGGTCCGTTCCCATTGGTCGTATTTAACCATTCGCATGGGGGCAACTATACGAATGGACGTAAGGAACTGCTTCATAGCAGTTCTTACCTACAGCAGCCCTCGTTTGCTACAGTTCTGACAGACATGGGGTATTGCGTGTGCTGTATCGACATGTGGGGCTTCAACGAGCGTGGAGGCAAAACCGAGAGCGAGCTGGTAAAAGAAATGCTCTGGCAGGGTCAGGTGCTGTGGGGCATGATGCTGTATGATAACCGTCGTTTGGTAGATTATATGTGTCAGCGTGAGGACATTGATGCTTACCGTATCGCAACGATCGGTATGTCGATGGGTGGACTTATGGCATGGTGGATGGCTGCTTTAGATGAACGAATACAGGTCACGGTGGATATCTGCGGACAGGTAGATGCCCATACGCTGATCGCTAAAAGGGGATTGGATCATCATGGCTTCTATTCCTATGTCCCCGGCTTGTTGAAGCATTTCACCACGCTGGATATTCAAAAGCGGATCGCACCTCGTCCACGGATGAGTATAACAGGTCAAAATGATCGGATGTGTCCTATAGAAGGAGTCGAGCATTTGGCCAAGGGGTTGTTGGAAGCTTATCAGAAAGCAGGTCACCCTGAGCATTGGCAGCCTGTGATTGCGGGCGGTGGCCATATGGAGACATTGGAAATGCGAACGGCTTGGCAGTCATTTTTAGCTGAACACTTGTAA
- a CDS encoding pectinesterase family protein: MLVGKESFCDFHTIQEAIHVLEQSPSNEMETLTILSGTYEEEVRIYRSNLHIIGIGQVEIRMDRYAKERNEAGEEIGTFATPTLFIGGSHLILENLIISNTAGQGEHIGQAVAVYAHCDQTVFRNCTFKGYQDTLFTGPLPPAPKERLKFGGIPLKEHHPHYRQLYQHCYIEGTIDFIFGGATAYFEDCEIRSLRHHKNHTSYVTAASTPQGQTYGYVFDHCYLTAEPDITPVFLGRPWREYAKTVFVDCKMGDHIDPRGWDNWDNVANEKTVCYQEYGGSDEIALLRKQRVPWADCFEARTKAWSKEQVFEGVTFWKVRRSDVSC, encoded by the coding sequence ATGCTAGTCGGAAAAGAATCCTTTTGTGATTTCCACACCATTCAGGAGGCGATTCATGTATTGGAGCAATCGCCTTCCAACGAAATGGAAACGTTAACTATTTTATCGGGTACCTATGAGGAAGAAGTGCGGATTTACCGTTCAAATCTACATATCATAGGCATCGGGCAGGTAGAGATTCGTATGGACCGGTATGCCAAGGAGCGGAATGAAGCAGGTGAGGAAATAGGAACCTTTGCGACACCGACTTTATTTATAGGCGGCAGCCATCTGATCTTGGAAAATCTCATCATTTCCAACACGGCCGGACAGGGAGAACACATTGGGCAGGCCGTTGCGGTATACGCTCATTGTGATCAAACCGTCTTTAGAAACTGCACCTTTAAAGGGTACCAGGACACGTTATTTACAGGCCCTCTGCCTCCTGCACCCAAAGAACGATTAAAGTTTGGTGGAATTCCTTTGAAAGAACACCATCCACACTATCGCCAGCTTTATCAGCATTGTTACATCGAGGGTACGATAGATTTCATTTTTGGCGGGGCTACCGCTTACTTTGAAGATTGCGAGATTCGTAGTTTGCGTCATCATAAGAACCATACAAGCTACGTTACAGCCGCCTCTACACCGCAAGGACAAACGTACGGCTATGTATTCGATCATTGCTATTTAACCGCAGAGCCTGATATTACTCCTGTTTTTTTGGGCCGTCCATGGCGGGAATATGCCAAAACCGTATTTGTCGATTGTAAAATGGGCGACCATATCGACCCGCGCGGCTGGGACAATTGGGACAATGTCGCGAATGAGAAAACCGTCTGCTATCAGGAATATGGCGGATCTGATGAAATAGCTTTATTACGTAAGCAGCGTGTTCCGTGGGCGGATTGCTTTGAAGCGAGGACAAAAGCATGGAGCAAGGAGCAGGTTTTTGAGGGAGTCACATTTTGGAAAGTAAGGAGAAGTGATGTCTCATGTTGA
- a CDS encoding glycoside hydrolase family 43 protein — translation MLIQNPILKGFNPDPCITRVEDTYYIVVSSFEWLPGVRVYQSKDLAHWEHCTDILTDQVDLRGNPKNCSIWAPQLSYADNLFYLLYTDVKSTKRPFKDVHNFVITAPTINGPWSEPVYLNSSGFDPSLFHDEDGRKWLLNALWDYRMLESNKSSGIVMQEYDSSQQRLVGEPIKIFDCTPLKKTEAPHIYRQNGYYYLVTAEGGTGTGHAVTVARSKQITGPYEVDPHNPMLTSRDLLNFPLQCAGHGSLVETPDGEWYMAHLCTRPVEGKYAILGRETALQQVYWNDEGWLRLTAGGHTPQLEVPAPQGTVSIKQEQQEYIFEDFFEGPTIDKSWNTLRILADDSWCSLSQRPGYLRIHAGESIQSLFQHHVLAIRQTDHHFRVETALEYQPTSYLQMAGLLLYLNEEDYLYTYVSYEEGVGKVLRMMRCEANSFTLVPQVIALQNDLPVHLAVEVHASYAQFYYGVGDEPSWKRLFEIQDISFLSGGFTGNFVGIAAHDMQQFQGSYADFSHFLYYGKDHLSS, via the coding sequence ATGTTGATCCAAAACCCTATATTAAAAGGCTTTAATCCCGATCCGTGTATTACGCGAGTCGAAGATACTTACTATATTGTAGTGTCATCATTTGAGTGGCTGCCTGGAGTACGGGTGTATCAGTCCAAAGATTTGGCTCATTGGGAGCACTGCACGGATATTTTGACTGACCAGGTTGATTTGAGAGGGAACCCGAAAAATTGCAGCATTTGGGCACCGCAATTAAGCTATGCGGATAACCTTTTTTATCTGCTCTATACGGATGTGAAAAGCACCAAGCGTCCGTTCAAGGACGTTCATAATTTTGTGATAACGGCACCCACGATCAACGGACCGTGGTCGGAACCCGTTTATCTGAATAGTAGTGGATTTGATCCATCTTTATTTCATGATGAGGATGGACGCAAATGGCTGCTGAACGCGTTGTGGGATTACCGCATGTTGGAAAGCAATAAGTCATCGGGTATTGTCATGCAGGAGTATGACAGCAGTCAACAGCGGCTTGTTGGTGAGCCTATTAAAATTTTTGATTGCACTCCATTGAAGAAGACAGAAGCGCCCCACATCTACAGGCAGAACGGTTATTATTATCTTGTTACAGCGGAAGGTGGAACGGGTACGGGGCATGCAGTTACCGTAGCACGCTCCAAGCAGATAACCGGCCCGTATGAAGTAGACCCGCATAACCCGATGCTTACGTCTCGTGATCTGCTGAATTTCCCTTTACAATGCGCAGGACATGGCAGTCTTGTGGAAACACCGGACGGAGAATGGTATATGGCCCATTTATGCACACGTCCAGTGGAGGGGAAATACGCCATTTTAGGGCGCGAGACAGCGTTGCAACAAGTCTATTGGAATGATGAAGGCTGGCTGCGATTAACCGCCGGGGGCCATACACCTCAATTGGAGGTGCCTGCGCCTCAAGGGACAGTTTCGATTAAGCAAGAGCAGCAGGAGTATATTTTCGAAGACTTTTTCGAGGGCCCCACAATTGATAAATCGTGGAACACATTGCGTATCCTGGCGGACGATAGCTGGTGTTCATTAAGTCAGCGCCCAGGCTACCTTCGAATTCATGCTGGAGAATCCATACAAAGTCTGTTCCAGCATCACGTGCTTGCCATTCGGCAAACGGATCATCATTTTCGGGTAGAAACAGCACTGGAGTATCAGCCAACAAGCTATTTGCAAATGGCGGGACTTTTGCTGTATCTCAATGAAGAGGACTATTTGTATACGTATGTCAGCTATGAAGAGGGAGTGGGAAAAGTGCTGCGCATGATGCGCTGTGAAGCTAATTCATTTACGTTAGTTCCGCAAGTGATTGCACTTCAGAATGATCTTCCTGTACATTTGGCTGTAGAGGTCCATGCCTCCTATGCACAATTTTATTATGGAGTCGGAGATGAGCCTTCCTGGAAGCGACTTTTTGAAATACAGGATATCAGCTTTTTGTCGGGAGGATTTACAGGGAATTTTGTAGGTATTGCTGCTCATGATATGCAACAATTCCAAGGGAGCTACGCTGACTTTTCCCATTTCTTATACTATGGTAAGGACCATCTCTCCTCATAA
- a CDS encoding LysR family transcriptional regulator: MDQSLIVFVKVAEKQNFTRAAEALHMTQPGVSQYIQTLERSVGTRLLERSNKYVRLTKAGEIVYHHAQEIIRLHTRMQYLVDELMHTAKGNLSIGASYTYGEYVLPHVIAQMRIQYPLIQPSITIGNTLEIEKLVIHNQLDVGIIEGEFQHDHLHIESFADDEMVIVVPQNHRLAGKSQVDINELHEDIWILREEGSGTREAAEKMFAQLRFYPSHMMNFGSTQIIKESVEAGLGISLLSQWVIQKELALGTLEVLDILNLPFIRKFSFLTPSAIFETKATTAFLEILRDYNVKR; this comes from the coding sequence TTGGATCAATCTTTAATCGTTTTTGTTAAGGTTGCGGAGAAACAAAACTTCACACGAGCTGCTGAGGCACTACATATGACCCAACCTGGGGTAAGTCAATATATTCAAACATTGGAACGCAGTGTAGGAACCCGGCTCTTGGAGCGAAGTAATAAATATGTGCGTTTAACTAAAGCAGGTGAAATTGTGTATCATCATGCCCAGGAGATTATCCGACTCCATACACGTATGCAGTACTTGGTGGATGAGCTAATGCATACGGCAAAGGGTAACCTGTCTATTGGTGCAAGCTACACGTATGGTGAATATGTATTACCACATGTAATTGCGCAAATGAGAATTCAGTACCCACTCATTCAGCCTTCCATTACCATCGGCAATACATTGGAAATTGAAAAGCTCGTGATCCATAATCAACTGGATGTGGGCATTATCGAAGGAGAATTTCAGCATGACCATTTGCACATTGAATCCTTCGCCGATGATGAAATGGTTATTGTCGTTCCGCAAAATCATCGTTTGGCCGGTAAATCTCAAGTGGATATAAATGAGCTGCATGAGGACATCTGGATTCTGCGGGAAGAAGGCTCTGGAACCCGGGAGGCGGCTGAAAAGATGTTTGCACAGCTTCGATTTTATCCTTCTCATATGATGAATTTTGGCAGTACACAGATCATCAAAGAGTCGGTAGAAGCGGGCTTGGGGATTTCTTTGCTGTCCCAATGGGTAATTCAAAAGGAACTTGCTTTGGGAACATTAGAAGTATTGGATATTCTCAATCTCCCGTTCATTCGGAAATTTTCTTTTCTGACCCCTTCTGCAATATTTGAGACGAAAGCAACCACTGCTTTTTTGGAGATTTTGCGAGATTATAATGTGAAAAGGTAA
- a CDS encoding YeiH family protein, giving the protein MKSHIKHSKLLLNKGRLFRFLFGIVLTMIFALAGYVLNEVPGFHYVGPLACAMFLAILYRQLWGYPEAVRSGIEFSAKKILRGAIVLYGLKLNMDVVIHQGLGLLLRDVGTVVFAIFFTVWLAKRCKADASLSLLLGIGTGVCGAAAIAAVSPLLKSDDEDTAIGVGLIALVGTVFAILFTVLRPWLPLTDMQYGIWSGISLHEIAHVALAAAPAGQDALAMGLLAKLGRVFLLIPLSFILMYWMKRTGKIRTGTKVEFPWFLIGFIAASILGSYVFGKYILVPPNLMNELSQLTTFMLTMAMVGMGLNVSFKTLREKAMLPLLVLSVTSIILVGLTFVTV; this is encoded by the coding sequence ATGAAAAGTCATATTAAACACAGCAAACTTTTATTGAACAAAGGTCGATTGTTTCGGTTTTTATTCGGCATTGTGCTAACGATGATCTTCGCACTGGCGGGATACGTCCTGAATGAAGTACCAGGCTTTCATTATGTAGGTCCATTGGCCTGTGCGATGTTTCTCGCTATACTATACCGACAGTTGTGGGGATATCCTGAAGCTGTACGCTCAGGAATTGAATTTTCAGCTAAGAAAATACTGCGCGGAGCTATTGTGTTGTATGGACTGAAGCTGAATATGGATGTTGTTATTCATCAGGGGCTGGGGTTGCTTTTACGTGATGTAGGCACTGTGGTGTTCGCCATTTTTTTTACGGTTTGGCTGGCCAAACGATGTAAGGCAGATGCTTCGCTTTCTCTACTTCTAGGGATTGGAACAGGAGTTTGCGGTGCAGCAGCAATAGCAGCTGTATCTCCCTTGTTAAAGTCCGACGATGAGGATACAGCCATAGGAGTTGGACTCATTGCCTTGGTCGGAACGGTATTTGCTATTTTGTTTACAGTACTTCGACCTTGGCTTCCTCTGACGGATATGCAATATGGAATCTGGTCGGGCATCAGCTTACATGAAATTGCACATGTGGCCTTAGCAGCAGCGCCTGCCGGACAGGATGCTCTTGCCATGGGTTTATTAGCCAAACTGGGGCGTGTCTTCTTACTCATACCGCTTAGCTTTATTTTAATGTATTGGATGAAACGAACCGGAAAGATTCGTACAGGTACTAAAGTGGAGTTCCCTTGGTTCCTCATTGGCTTTATTGCGGCAAGTATTTTGGGAAGTTATGTTTTTGGAAAATATATTTTAGTTCCACCTAATCTAATGAACGAACTTTCTCAGCTTACTACCTTTATGTTAACGATGGCTATGGTAGGCATGGGGCTGAATGTGAGCTTTAAGACTTTAAGAGAGAAAGCAATGCTGCCCTTACTTGTACTGTCTGTTACTTCGATCATTCTTGTAGGGCTAACGTTTGTAACTGTATAA
- a CDS encoding GH25 family lysozyme yields the protein MKKISLFAFLFLFLLAFPGESHAASSNSHIQLDGKDISVSKGAQIQEVKGNVLVPLRLIVEELGYRVNWESKTGTITIHKQNLNLSLQVNNPIASVNDQPMGLAVAPLLDGGTTYVPLRFVSEQTGVEVVWNNELKTVFLTTPSASSGNSVTTRDHSATQAASDATESERTAIHQINFNNHELMITVDGKVSPKVTTLTQPDRIVIDIPDSKFGEEFPASQSINNGGQGSFLVTEDLDASKVRYSMFSTNPASARIVVDLDHSTPFHLINADDGKVVIALDQASEESASTDTVISTIPVEPTISSDGHAQGIDVSHHNGNIDWQQVAAAGKTFAFIKATEGTKYQDNQFFANVQGARDANILVGAYHFLNATTVDGARQEAANFARALDSAGGRLDLPPVMDYENNPKGLTSAQISEVAHAFLDEMEKLTGREPIVYTGNVFASKFDPTFSMYKLWVARYSTTQKPTAVPAWNSWWAWQYSSTGSVPGISGQVDLDEYNGTIDELRASLAGSLD from the coding sequence ATGAAGAAAATTAGTTTATTTGCTTTTTTGTTTCTGTTTCTATTAGCATTTCCAGGAGAAAGTCACGCTGCGTCTTCAAATTCACATATTCAGCTGGACGGTAAAGATATAAGTGTCAGCAAGGGTGCGCAGATTCAGGAAGTAAAGGGCAATGTGCTGGTTCCACTCCGTCTTATTGTAGAGGAATTGGGTTATCGTGTGAATTGGGAATCCAAGACAGGTACCATAACTATACATAAACAAAATCTCAACCTGAGCCTTCAGGTCAACAATCCCATTGCCTCAGTTAATGATCAACCGATGGGGCTGGCTGTAGCTCCTTTGCTGGACGGGGGGACGACTTATGTTCCACTTCGTTTTGTATCTGAACAGACAGGAGTTGAAGTGGTCTGGAACAACGAACTTAAAACCGTATTTTTGACGACTCCGTCTGCTTCAAGCGGAAACAGCGTGACCACCCGTGATCACTCTGCTACTCAAGCTGCAAGTGATGCTACAGAGAGTGAGCGTACAGCTATACACCAAATTAACTTCAACAATCACGAATTGATGATAACGGTGGATGGAAAGGTAAGCCCCAAAGTAACCACATTGACTCAACCAGATCGTATTGTTATAGATATACCTGATTCGAAGTTTGGCGAGGAATTTCCAGCTTCGCAATCGATTAACAATGGTGGACAAGGAAGCTTTCTAGTCACAGAAGATCTAGATGCTTCCAAGGTAAGATACTCCATGTTTAGCACAAACCCAGCCTCGGCACGTATTGTGGTTGATCTTGATCACAGCACACCCTTTCATCTTATTAATGCAGATGATGGTAAAGTTGTCATAGCGTTGGATCAGGCTTCGGAGGAGTCAGCATCTACCGATACTGTTATATCTACTATACCTGTTGAGCCTACGATTTCTTCTGACGGACACGCGCAGGGGATTGACGTCTCGCACCATAATGGCAATATTGATTGGCAGCAGGTGGCGGCAGCAGGCAAGACATTTGCTTTTATTAAAGCTACAGAGGGCACCAAGTATCAAGATAATCAATTTTTTGCAAATGTTCAGGGGGCCAGAGATGCTAACATCCTGGTTGGCGCTTATCACTTTTTAAACGCAACTACCGTAGATGGAGCTCGCCAGGAAGCAGCTAATTTCGCCAGGGCTCTAGATTCAGCAGGAGGAAGGCTGGATCTGCCCCCTGTGATGGATTATGAAAATAATCCTAAAGGTCTTACTTCCGCACAGATCAGTGAAGTGGCTCATGCATTTTTGGATGAAATGGAGAAGCTTACCGGACGTGAGCCGATCGTATACACGGGAAATGTCTTTGCTTCCAAGTTTGATCCTACGTTTTCTATGTATAAATTGTGGGTAGCGCGATACAGCACTACGCAAAAGCCGACCGCAGTTCCAGCTTGGAATAGCTGGTGGGCTTGGCAATACAGTAGCACAGGCAGTGTTCCAGGTATTAGCGGCCAAGTCGATCTAGATGAGTACAATGGAACGATAGATGAACTTCGTGCTTCATTGGCAGGCTCGCTTGATTAG
- a CDS encoding DUF2642 domain-containing protein — translation MNSNQMFNYNVNQPFPHPPTSHHVVVHPVDPYVVETLKSMIGKYVVLETTRGRIDGCVVDSKPDHVILDVYGKKFFVRISEIVWIMPN, via the coding sequence TTGAATTCAAATCAAATGTTTAATTATAATGTTAACCAACCTTTTCCTCACCCTCCTACCTCCCACCATGTCGTGGTACACCCCGTAGATCCATATGTCGTAGAGACATTAAAATCAATGATCGGCAAGTACGTTGTACTTGAAACAACACGTGGCAGAATTGATGGATGTGTAGTAGATAGTAAGCCTGACCATGTCATCTTGGATGTATACGGAAAAAAATTCTTTGTTCGAATCAGCGAAATCGTTTGGATCATGCCCAACTAA
- a CDS encoding cupin domain-containing protein — translation MNSYMDYTSPTVQFTYVLSDNILFQKDAQNSINELSIQQLNTLANVSLLDIRLSTANVVEPHYHQNATELIYCISGAVTVSLLNPFTRELRHFPITPGQVANVPQGWWHYLVATVDNTHLLAIFNAPVPEFILGSDVLRLTPSNIMAHTYCLDEKKVQEALAPIKKPVIIGPPNDCKQQPPRKPGIYVRLNDTSSHRQIAPQRGYTYTHEYPGFSFNPYQEQD, via the coding sequence GTGAATTCATATATGGATTACACCTCTCCCACTGTACAGTTCACCTATGTTTTAAGCGACAATATTTTGTTTCAGAAAGATGCTCAGAACTCAATCAACGAGCTGTCGATCCAGCAGCTGAATACATTAGCAAATGTATCGCTACTGGATATCCGTCTCAGCACTGCTAATGTTGTAGAGCCTCACTACCATCAAAATGCCACAGAACTAATATACTGTATTTCTGGAGCAGTGACCGTGTCACTGCTTAATCCCTTTACCCGCGAGTTACGACATTTTCCGATTACACCTGGACAGGTGGCTAACGTCCCTCAGGGATGGTGGCATTATCTAGTCGCCACGGTGGACAACACTCACTTGTTGGCGATTTTTAACGCTCCAGTCCCTGAATTCATTTTAGGCTCCGATGTTTTGCGGCTAACGCCGAGTAACATTATGGCTCATACTTACTGCCTGGATGAGAAAAAGGTTCAGGAAGCGCTCGCCCCTATTAAAAAACCTGTCATCATCGGTCCTCCCAATGACTGCAAGCAGCAGCCACCTCGAAAACCAGGGATTTATGTAAGGCTAAACGATACTTCATCACATCGTCAGATCGCCCCCCAAAGAGGTTATACCTATACTCATGAATACCCTGGCTTTTCCTTTAATCCCTATCAAGAGCAAGATTAA
- a CDS encoding cell wall hydrolase, whose protein sequence is MKKLSILILSCACMLATVLSVAPGQAQAQSSALKKGIQSERVLELQQQLHSLGYFKAGFTGYYGSLTSKAVARFQRDNGLTPDGIAGAATQAKLDSFGKVRVTALDQLARIIYSEARGESFEGQVAVGAVVLNRVQSGEFPSSIPDVILQPGQFTAVQDGQYRLKPNKTAYRAARQALNGADPTNGSLFYYNPAIATAKWSKSRPAVISLGRHTFTN, encoded by the coding sequence ATGAAAAAATTATCTATTTTAATCCTGTCCTGCGCATGCATGTTAGCTACTGTATTATCAGTCGCACCAGGACAAGCACAGGCACAATCGTCAGCTTTAAAGAAAGGGATTCAAAGCGAACGGGTGCTGGAGCTTCAACAGCAGCTTCATTCACTCGGTTACTTCAAAGCTGGTTTTACGGGATACTATGGCTCTTTGACCAGCAAAGCGGTGGCTCGTTTTCAGCGGGATAACGGTCTGACGCCTGATGGTATAGCGGGAGCGGCAACACAGGCCAAGCTGGATTCGTTCGGAAAGGTCCGCGTAACCGCGTTGGATCAACTGGCACGGATCATTTATTCCGAGGCGCGTGGGGAATCGTTTGAAGGACAAGTAGCTGTTGGCGCTGTCGTATTAAACCGTGTGCAGTCCGGCGAGTTTCCAAGCTCGATTCCCGACGTTATTTTACAGCCGGGTCAATTCACCGCTGTACAGGATGGTCAATACCGCCTGAAGCCCAACAAGACTGCGTACCGAGCAGCCAGACAGGCACTTAATGGGGCTGATCCGACCAATGGGTCCTTGTTTTATTACAACCCAGCGATTGCCACAGCCAAATGGAGTAAAAGCCGTCCGGCTGTCATCTCACTTGGTCGTCATACATTTACGAATTAA
- a CDS encoding ketoacyl-ACP synthase III has product MSHIRIKALGVYHPSHSLNNEYYIRHFDERGKDIRRFMEHMGRKHRYIIDDPNENGLTMGIAAAQKALEQAGMTGRDVDMIVFSTQVPESLFPMNALFVHQAIGARHDVVVMDSNANCAGMTVAVDQASRSMLSNPDVRTALIIGSDYNSLISDPADEITYANYGDAACAVILERTEEETGFIDSLYFTDPVNIDKILYPAQGLAATLQRNAPGKYIQWLPFDANMALPPTFELLERIIKKNGLTPQDVRAYCLSQFSLANVLKIQDHLELEDDQMIYVGDRYGYTGTSSPFIALYEGIGSGRIRRGDHVLFWTIGAGYQLVAMLFKY; this is encoded by the coding sequence ATGAGCCATATCAGAATAAAAGCACTGGGAGTGTATCATCCGTCCCACTCGTTGAATAACGAATATTATATTCGCCATTTTGACGAGCGGGGAAAAGATATTCGACGCTTCATGGAGCATATGGGAAGAAAACACCGCTATATCATTGATGACCCCAACGAAAACGGTCTAACTATGGGGATAGCAGCTGCGCAAAAAGCATTGGAGCAAGCTGGTATGACAGGTCGTGATGTGGATATGATCGTGTTCTCCACTCAAGTTCCTGAGTCGCTGTTTCCGATGAATGCCTTGTTTGTTCACCAGGCGATTGGGGCCAGACATGATGTGGTAGTGATGGATTCCAATGCGAATTGTGCAGGGATGACAGTAGCTGTCGATCAAGCCAGTCGGTCGATGTTATCTAATCCCGATGTGCGGACAGCGCTTATTATCGGCTCAGATTATAATTCGCTCATTTCCGATCCTGCGGATGAGATTACTTATGCGAACTATGGGGATGCTGCGTGCGCAGTTATTTTGGAGCGTACTGAAGAGGAAACTGGATTCATAGATTCCCTGTATTTTACGGACCCCGTCAATATAGATAAAATTTTGTACCCGGCTCAGGGGTTAGCGGCGACACTCCAAAGGAACGCGCCCGGAAAATATATTCAGTGGCTTCCGTTCGACGCCAATATGGCCCTGCCTCCAACATTCGAGCTGCTTGAACGCATTATAAAAAAGAATGGGCTGACGCCTCAGGATGTGCGGGCTTATTGTCTGTCGCAGTTTTCATTGGCCAATGTGTTGAAGATCCAGGATCATTTGGAGCTAGAGGATGATCAGATGATTTATGTGGGTGATCGTTATGGTTATACAGGTACCAGCAGCCCGTTCATTGCTCTATATGAAGGTATTGGATCAGGTCGTATCCGGCGTGGCGATCATGTGCTATTCTGGACGATCGGAGCTGGATATCAACTGGTTGCTATGTTGTTCAAATATTAG
- a CDS encoding GNAT family N-acetyltransferase has translation MFKWGEDAKYLRNVDTDLALPYTLKQMESEGSPSSNEIYFRLRTLADDVLIGFVAIHGIEWNNRCGQLAVGIGNTDYRGKGFGAEAIRLILRYAFYELNLNRVGLDVIEYNTQAIRTYEKAGFQLEGRVRSAVLRDGNSYDRIMMGILYSEWISTLQE, from the coding sequence ATGTTCAAATGGGGTGAGGATGCGAAGTATTTGCGAAATGTAGATACGGATTTGGCACTCCCCTACACGTTGAAACAGATGGAATCGGAAGGATCTCCTAGCTCTAACGAGATCTATTTTCGGTTAAGAACATTGGCAGACGATGTCTTGATCGGATTTGTTGCTATTCATGGGATTGAGTGGAATAATCGCTGCGGGCAGCTGGCAGTAGGTATAGGTAATACAGACTACCGTGGCAAGGGTTTTGGAGCGGAAGCTATACGTCTCATTCTTCGTTATGCATTTTATGAGCTGAATCTTAATCGGGTCGGCTTGGATGTGATTGAGTACAATACACAAGCGATCCGTACCTATGAAAAGGCAGGGTTCCAGCTGGAGGGTAGAGTTCGTTCCGCTGTTCTCCGTGATGGCAACAGCTATGATCGTATTATGATGGGCATCCTGTACTCTGAATGGATTTCGACTCTTCAAGAATAA